In Flavobacteriaceae bacterium, the following proteins share a genomic window:
- the recN gene encoding DNA repair protein RecN, translating into MLTSLSIKNYALIDDLQVSFKNGLTIITGETGAGKSILLGGLSLILGKRADLSNAKNVSKKCIVEAVFDIANYDLKPIFKAADLDYEPETIIRREILPSGKSRAFINDTPVNLNKLAVLGEHLIDIHSQHQTLELINDEFQFQIIDALANNSSNLSNYKNTFKKYKNCKAELEQLQVLKSEAIKEHDYNSFLLNELEEAKLVPDDLERLETEYEMLNNIEDIKEEFQLSRQLLSEDQIGILNTLITLKNSFQKLSNISGNYTELFNRINSVLIELDDVASEINNAEESLETNPNRLEEVNNKLQVIQNLLMKHSALTIEELLEIQVNLSEKVAVTENVDADIEKKKKELYIIENDLNSIATIIHQQREKVIPELTKQLQNILSDLGMLNARFNISVQLETEFLPEGKDNISFLFSANKGTEFKPLKKAVSGGELSRIMLAIKYILSKYIQLPTIMFDEIDTGVSGEISNKMAVIMKQMSKSMQVFTITHLPQIAAKGDTHFKVYKTDIEDKTNTDLVKLSSEERIVEIAQMLGGKEISTSAMAHAKQLLN; encoded by the coding sequence TTGTTAACATCATTATCTATAAAAAATTACGCATTAATAGATGATTTACAAGTCAGTTTTAAAAATGGCTTAACTATTATCACAGGAGAAACTGGAGCAGGAAAATCTATCCTTTTAGGTGGATTATCATTAATTTTAGGAAAGCGAGCAGATTTGTCTAATGCCAAAAATGTATCTAAAAAATGCATAGTTGAAGCTGTTTTTGATATTGCTAATTATGATTTGAAACCTATTTTTAAGGCTGCTGATTTAGATTATGAACCGGAAACGATTATTAGGAGAGAAATACTACCTTCAGGAAAATCAAGAGCATTTATAAATGATACTCCAGTTAATTTAAATAAATTAGCTGTGCTTGGTGAACATTTAATAGATATTCATTCACAACACCAAACATTGGAATTGATTAATGACGAGTTTCAATTTCAAATTATTGATGCTTTGGCTAACAATTCAAGTAATTTATCAAATTACAAAAATACATTTAAGAAATACAAAAATTGTAAAGCAGAATTAGAACAATTACAAGTATTAAAATCTGAAGCAATAAAAGAACACGACTATAATTCTTTTTTATTAAACGAATTAGAAGAAGCAAAATTAGTTCCTGACGATTTAGAACGTTTAGAAACAGAGTATGAGATGCTTAATAATATAGAAGATATAAAGGAAGAATTTCAATTATCTCGTCAATTATTAAGTGAAGATCAAATAGGAATATTAAACACACTTATAACGCTTAAAAATAGCTTTCAGAAACTTTCAAATATATCAGGTAATTATACAGAATTATTTAATCGCATCAATAGCGTTTTAATAGAACTAGACGATGTTGCATCAGAAATAAATAATGCAGAAGAAAGCTTAGAAACAAACCCTAATAGATTAGAAGAAGTAAACAATAAATTACAGGTTATTCAAAATTTATTGATGAAACATTCTGCATTAACTATTGAAGAACTATTAGAAATACAAGTTAATTTATCCGAAAAAGTAGCTGTAACTGAAAATGTAGATGCTGATATTGAAAAAAAGAAAAAAGAACTTTATATAATTGAGAACGATTTAAATTCAATAGCAACTATAATACATCAACAAAGAGAAAAAGTAATCCCAGAACTAACAAAACAATTACAAAATATTCTTTCAGATTTAGGAATGTTAAATGCTAGGTTTAATATCTCAGTTCAATTAGAGACAGAGTTTTTGCCTGAAGGAAAAGATAATATTTCATTTTTATTTTCAGCAAATAAAGGAACAGAATTCAAACCTCTTAAAAAAGCAGTTTCAGGTGGAGAACTCTCTAGAATTATGCTTGCAATTAAATATATTTTATCAAAATATATTCAATTGCCTACGATTATGTTTGATGAGATAGACACTGGGGTATCTGGTGAAATATCTAATAAAATGGCAGTTATAATGAAACAAATGAGTAAAAGTATGCAAGTATTTACGATTACACATTTACCTCAAATTGCAGCAAAAGGCGATACACATTTTAAAGTGTATAAAACAGATATAGAAGATAAGACAAATACAGATTTAGTTAAGTTAAGTTCTGAAGAACGTATTGTCGAGATTGCACAAATGCTTGGAGGTAAAGAAATATCAACTTCAGCGATGGCACACGCCAAACAATTATTGAATTAG
- a CDS encoding DUF4835 family protein — MRNIIFILSLLFTIVTFSQELNCNIVVNAQQTGNENAQVYKTLENQLREFINNRKWTNKTLKPQERINCSMFITINSNNGDEFSASLQVQSSRPVYNSSYSTPIYNFNDRDFSFEYVEFQNLLYSANQFESNLVSVLAFHVYMILGMDADAFALNGGDEYYDQARAILNYSQQENFRGWKLQDGLQSRFVLIDNVQSPTFKEFRNVLYKYHIEGLDKMHQNPKEGKEIVGSTMDELVVMNRRRPNSFLLRVFFDAKAEEIQNIFSGGPSVDIKDMVDALYKIAPTYSNKWRNINF; from the coding sequence ATGCGTAACATAATATTTATACTGTCATTATTATTTACAATAGTTACTTTTTCACAAGAACTAAATTGTAATATTGTTGTAAATGCTCAACAAACAGGGAATGAAAACGCTCAAGTATATAAAACTTTAGAAAATCAATTAAGAGAATTTATTAACAACCGTAAATGGACTAATAAAACCCTTAAGCCTCAAGAGCGTATTAATTGCAGTATGTTTATTACTATAAATAGTAATAATGGAGACGAGTTTAGTGCTTCGCTTCAAGTACAATCTTCTAGACCTGTATATAACTCATCTTATAGTACACCTATTTATAATTTTAATGATAGAGATTTTTCATTTGAATATGTAGAGTTTCAAAATTTGTTGTACAGCGCTAATCAATTTGAATCTAATTTAGTTTCTGTTTTGGCATTTCATGTATATATGATTTTAGGTATGGATGCAGATGCGTTTGCTTTAAATGGAGGTGATGAGTATTATGATCAAGCAAGAGCAATTTTAAACTATTCTCAACAAGAGAATTTTAGAGGATGGAAACTTCAAGACGGATTGCAATCACGCTTTGTTTTAATAGATAACGTGCAATCTCCAACATTTAAAGAATTTAGAAATGTGTTATATAAATATCATATTGAAGGTTTAGATAAAATGCATCAAAACCCTAAAGAGGGAAAAGAAATTGTTGGAAGCACTATGGATGAACTTGTAGTTATGAATAGAAGACGTCCAAATTCATTTCTATTAAGAGTTTTTTTTGATGCCAAAGCAGAAGAAATACAAAATATATTCTCTGGAGGACCTTCTGTAGATATAAAAGATATGGTAGATGCATTATATAAAATAGCTCCTACATATTCTAACAAGTGGCGAAATATTAACTTTTAG
- the coaBC gene encoding bifunctional phosphopantothenoylcysteine decarboxylase/phosphopantothenate--cysteine ligase CoaBC, producing the protein MSILKSKNLLLGVSGGIAAYKTAPLVRLFIKAGANVKVIMTLASKDFVTPLTLSTLSKNPVLSSFTNEDDENDTWNNHVDLGLWADFFLIAPATANTLSKMATGNSDNFLLATYLSAKCPVYFAPAMDLDMYKHQSTKDSFVTLKSFGNIMIPSTSGELASGLIGEGRMAEPEDIVAFMENDIVKKLPLHHKKIVITAGPTYEAIDPVRFVGNHSSGKMGYEIAKAAANLGAEVTLISGPTHETANHNLINVIPVVSAQEMYDATHQYFNNADVAILSAAVADYRPKFIENQKIKKKDSTLTLELEKTKDILASLGDIKQNQILVGFALETNNEFENAVKKLKKKNLDLIVLNSLQDKEAGFGGENNKVTIINKDETYNEYPLKTKTEVAKDLMREILQKLNA; encoded by the coding sequence ATGTCCATTTTAAAAAGCAAAAATTTGCTTTTAGGTGTTTCAGGAGGCATTGCTGCTTATAAAACTGCACCTTTAGTAAGACTATTTATAAAAGCAGGTGCAAATGTTAAGGTCATTATGACACTTGCATCAAAAGATTTTGTTACTCCTTTAACATTATCTACACTATCTAAAAACCCAGTACTTTCATCTTTTACTAATGAAGATGATGAGAATGATACTTGGAATAACCATGTTGATTTAGGGCTTTGGGCAGATTTTTTTCTTATCGCACCAGCTACAGCTAATACATTATCTAAAATGGCTACAGGCAATAGTGATAATTTTTTATTAGCAACATATTTATCAGCTAAGTGCCCTGTATATTTTGCACCAGCAATGGATTTAGATATGTATAAACATCAATCAACAAAAGATTCATTTGTTACATTAAAAAGTTTTGGAAATATTATGATACCATCGACAAGCGGAGAGTTAGCTAGTGGGTTAATAGGTGAAGGAAGAATGGCAGAGCCAGAAGATATTGTTGCATTTATGGAAAATGATATTGTAAAGAAACTACCATTACATCATAAAAAAATTGTAATCACAGCAGGGCCTACCTATGAAGCGATTGATCCTGTTCGTTTCGTAGGAAACCATTCTAGTGGTAAAATGGGATATGAAATTGCTAAAGCTGCGGCTAACTTAGGAGCTGAAGTAACTTTAATTTCTGGACCTACTCATGAAACAGCAAATCATAATTTAATTAATGTTATACCAGTAGTTAGTGCTCAAGAAATGTATGATGCAACACATCAATATTTTAATAATGCAGATGTAGCTATTTTATCAGCAGCAGTAGCAGATTATAGACCTAAATTTATTGAAAATCAGAAAATAAAAAAGAAAGACTCTACGTTAACATTAGAATTAGAGAAAACTAAAGATATTTTGGCATCACTAGGTGATATTAAGCAAAATCAAATATTAGTAGGGTTTGCTCTAGAAACTAATAATGAATTTGAAAATGCAGTAAAAAAACTTAAGAAAAAAAACTTAGATTTAATTGTACTAAATTCGTTACAAGATAAGGAAGCTGGTTTTGGTGGTGAAAATAATAAAGTAACTATCATCAATAAAGATGAAACCTATAATGAATACCCATTAAAAACGAAAACAGAGGTAGCAAAAGATTTGATGAGAGAAATTTTACAAAAACTAAATGCGTAA
- the bamD gene encoding outer membrane protein assembly factor BamD: protein MKKLVYILLVIITFNSCSEYQKALKSEDIATRFNLGTELFDAGKYDKAQKLFEPIIPKYRGKPQAEKLNYLYALTFYEERDYAASAYHMRLFADVYPESEKAAELAFLSAKSYYNQSPIFSKEQEATTIAIGKLQEFINAYTDSEFTKEANELVKELDFKLEKKAFSIAKQYNTISDFQASIKSFDNFIFQYPGTSLKEEAMFLRLDSSYKLAINSIEIKKEERLDNAISNYKALKKSFAESKYMEKANVMFEELTKQSQIFKEQKVNSK from the coding sequence ATGAAAAAGCTTGTTTATATATTATTAGTAATTATTACATTTAATTCATGTAGTGAATATCAAAAAGCACTGAAATCTGAAGATATAGCTACTAGATTTAACTTAGGAACTGAGCTTTTTGATGCTGGAAAATATGATAAAGCTCAAAAATTATTTGAGCCTATTATACCAAAGTACAGAGGTAAACCTCAAGCAGAGAAACTAAATTATTTATATGCTCTTACATTTTATGAAGAAAGGGATTATGCAGCATCCGCATATCATATGCGACTTTTTGCTGATGTTTATCCTGAAAGTGAAAAAGCTGCTGAGTTAGCTTTTTTATCAGCTAAGAGTTATTATAATCAATCACCTATTTTTTCAAAAGAACAAGAAGCTACCACAATTGCAATTGGAAAATTACAAGAGTTTATTAATGCATATACAGATTCAGAGTTTACAAAAGAAGCTAACGAATTAGTTAAAGAGTTGGACTTTAAACTAGAAAAAAAAGCATTTAGTATTGCTAAACAATATAATACTATATCGGATTTTCAAGCATCTATAAAATCATTTGATAATTTTATTTTTCAATACCCAGGAACTTCTTTAAAAGAAGAAGCAATGTTTCTTAGATTAGATTCTTCATACAAATTAGCAATAAATAGTATTGAAATAAAAAAAGAAGAACGTTTAGATAATGCAATTTCAAATTATAAAGCACTTAAAAAATCTTTTGCTGAATCTAAATATATGGAAAAGGCAAATGTAATGTTTGAAGAACTAACCAAGCAATCGCAAATTTTTAAAGAACAAAAAGTTAATTCAAAATAA
- a CDS encoding 4-hydroxy-tetrahydrodipicolinate synthase, whose protein sequence is MNKLVGTGVALVTPFKDDFSVDHDALKNIVNYNIDNDIDYLVVLGTTAESVTLSKQEKQDVINTIVTTNAKRLPLVIGIASNNTAEAVSLMQHTDLTDFDAVLSVSPYYNKPTQEGIYQHFKAISQVSPKPIILYNVPGRTSSNILPETAIRLANDFDNIVAIKEAAGDIVQAMELIKNKPEGFHIISGDDMIALPMTLAGGSGVISVIGEGLPKEFSTMINLGLEGKGKEAYKIHYKVMNSINLIFEEGNPAGIKTIFEELGLCKNIVRLPLVSASATLRNKIIKELNTFKS, encoded by the coding sequence ATGAATAAATTAGTAGGAACAGGAGTAGCTTTAGTAACTCCTTTTAAAGATGATTTTAGTGTTGATCATGATGCATTAAAAAATATAGTTAATTATAATATAGATAATGATATCGATTACTTAGTTGTTTTAGGAACAACAGCAGAAAGTGTTACTTTATCAAAACAAGAAAAACAAGATGTAATAAATACGATAGTCACTACTAATGCAAAGCGTTTGCCATTAGTGATAGGTATTGCTAGTAATAATACAGCTGAGGCTGTAAGTTTAATGCAGCATACAGATTTAACAGATTTTGATGCCGTATTATCTGTTTCTCCATATTATAATAAACCTACTCAAGAAGGTATTTATCAACATTTTAAAGCAATATCACAAGTATCTCCTAAGCCAATTATTTTATATAATGTTCCAGGTAGGACATCTAGTAATATTCTTCCAGAAACAGCAATAAGACTTGCTAACGATTTTGATAATATTGTAGCAATTAAAGAAGCTGCAGGAGATATTGTACAAGCTATGGAGTTAATAAAGAACAAACCAGAAGGTTTTCATATTATTTCAGGAGATGATATGATTGCATTACCAATGACATTAGCAGGAGGATCTGGAGTAATTTCTGTAATAGGAGAGGGGTTGCCAAAAGAATTTTCTACTATGATTAATTTAGGTTTAGAAGGAAAAGGAAAAGAAGCATACAAAATTCATTATAAGGTAATGAATAGTATTAATTTAATTTTTGAAGAAGGCAACCCAGCAGGTATTAAAACCATATTTGAGGAGTTAGGATTGTGTAAAAATATTGTTAGACTTCCCTTAGTTAGTGCTTCAGCTACATTAAGAAATAAAATAATAAAAGAATTAAATACGTTTAAAAGTTAA